From Quercus lobata isolate SW786 chromosome 11, ValleyOak3.0 Primary Assembly, whole genome shotgun sequence:
TTGTAGAAATTCGGTAGGATGTaattatgcttttattttttgtcatccTCAACTAGTTTTGGGACTTGAATGGACAAACACTTAAATCCTAAattggaatgaaaagaaaaaattgacaaagaaaaacaaaaaggccttttgagttttgagtgtCTAGTAGTTACTTTTTTCTTGGTTGGTGTTGAACATGTGGCTATGACTCTTAAGTAAAGGTGGCCCTAAATTTTATCATAGTTTCAAAATAGATGGCCTTAAATTTGAACCCAGTCTTTAGAATCTCCACTCTACTTCCCATGTAAGAAAGATGAGTGATGTTATAATTCTTAAGGAGAATTTAAAATTAGCAACCCAAGTTTAATTACGACAGCACTCCCATGTATATTATCACTTGTCACGGTATTGTTTTTTACTCATTTCAATACAACTattttggatggaaataataacctaatgatttttatttcccCATATTTTTTCTGGGAATAACATTGTGAccaaacaatatattttgtcTTTTCAGTTTTGAAAACTTGTTTTCCAAATcggttcttaaaaaaaaaaaaaaaaatttgtgttttgaaaaaaaaaaaattcaaatacaaattttaaataacagttCTAATATTAGCAAACGAAAAACAAGGCTCTAAAATGTCTGTGGTTGGATATTAAACTTGGGTTGGGCTGATGATGGATGGTAATAGGAGActgtcctattttgtagatatTTTAAGTGGAGTTAGAGAAATATTTTTACCAGGTTGTCTtcaaaaatttttctttattaaacaTAAGGTTTAAAAGTATTTCTGGACTATATAAAAGTCCAGTCCAAAGAGAAGAATTCTtttataaatagtatagataTCACAATCAAttatattgcaaaaaatttcaatattatgaAATCAAAATCACCCACTCTTTACAATCCAACCTATAACATTTCAATCAATGTGGCttgaaaattctaattttacaatatacACTCCTGCCACAATCAAAATCCACTTAAACCACTACATTGGGCTATATACCATAGGCTTCTTaatcttaattactttttagGCCCAGAACACCACAGATCAAAGGCCATGAATTTTCaactttggggaaattaaaaaaaaaaaaaaaaaaaccctggtTGGGCTTTCTGGTCAGGCTTAGGTTATAGGTTTCCACTGACCAAATCTCCATCCTATTTATAACCttaaaaaccctaatcctttATCTTTTCCAAACATAGTAAGACACTGATGTCTCTCAAGCGTGACTGAGTTCCAGATTTGGAAACGCACTTGAATCGGCTAactgtgaaaaaaaaatccttgaatCCGATTCGGGTGCGTTTCTAAATCTGGTAACTCAATCACCACCAATCCCATTTTCATTAACAAACACTTCAACCTCAACCTTAACCTATCCGAATCATTAACTTCCACTAACACTTGTGCTTATTTTTTTCACTATGTTTCCTTTCATTTCGTAATAATGATTagcttttatttgtttgtttgcctgATTTCTTTCTGTATTGGGTTTGTTTAGAGTCTCAAATGTTAGCTGTTTTGCTGTGTTTTAGCACTGTATAATGTATATAGAAAGGAGGATTAATTGTTTAGCTGTTTTTGTCTGGGTTTTGGTGAAAGTAATTGTGGGTATCAAATGGGGTTTGGGGAAATTTTCATTGAGTACCATCTACTTGTTTTGTGTAGATCTGGTTATTATTGCCTGGAATATCTAGAAATTTTGTGTATATTGTAGGTGTTATCAATGTTACAAGTAGCAACTAGATCAGCAACTAGATCGGGGACGGAGCTAGGATTTCGAGTGAGGGGTGCGAGATACACTCAAACCCAAAtgcatataaaatttgttatagccTAAACCTTCATATTGTAGCTCTAGATTAACCAAAGAcaaccatgttttttttttatccgaATTACTTATAAAAgaatatttatgtgtgtgtttgctTCTTTGGggaatttcatcaaacacttaAGCTGCAATTGGggaatttcatcaaacacttaAGCTGCAATTATCCTGTGATAATGTTTTAAgataaattttcataaataatttagagCCCAGACAAAAACtcgcaaaaagaatcaaaattgaatgaaaatgaaagtgTACTTTTTGTGAAAACATGAAAGTATTGAACAAAAATATAGCAGGACATTTCTAGCCTAGTATGCAAGCATTTTGTGAAGTTATTGAGTTCAGCATTTGATATTGAATTTGTTCCTTAGAATCTGTAATAAAATTATGCCTTACTCTGTGCTACTGAGCTGAATATGGACTTTGTGCCATGCCATTTCAGAGTGTGAAATGGAAGAAAAGCCCTCAGGTTGTCCTATTTTGATACATGGATACTCTTTCCTGTATGAGTAGCAAAAAACTTGGTTGGGGCTCCACTTGTAAACAGCTTTTTAGTCTTTTTGGTCAGttgtttataactttataagACGGAATCAAAGCCTGGTTAAATTTATTTGGTTCAAATCACGCGAAACCCCTACTGGGGATGTCTTTGGTCTATGTGTGCAAGACTCATAATTCGTTCTCGACTTTAAAGTAAACCATTGTTTTTGTAGAGCAATTGGCAGATGGTTTAAGCACCAAAACAAGCAGAATAAATCTTGTTGATCTAGCTGGTTCAGAGCAACAAAAGTTAACTGGTGCAGCAGGGCCAAGTTCAAAGCAAGCTAGGAATATTAGTAGATCACTTTAACAGCTTGGGTATGGTCAAACgtatatatattctttcatGTGAAAATGCATTTTCTTTGCAGTTTACCAATTGGTCAATATTGCTGTATGTACAAACCTGTCAAAAATGTCTATGATCAATTAGGTTTAATATGGCATAGCACATGTTTGAGTTCTCTATTTGAAGTCATCATATGATTGATACATCCACCTTTATAATTATTTCAGTAATCCTATTGATACAGAATGGGTGAATGGAGTTTGATATTATGTTATTTGAATGCTACATTGAATGAGATGAGACGTCAAAGGAATGGAAAATAATGGAGAAGAAAGATTAAAAACTTctaatgatataattttttgttctaccaaaaaaaaaaaaaaaaaattttgaaaataaaaatgaaacagTGTAGAAAGAAGGTAACACATTAAAGTGTAAGCTCTAAAAGATGAAGTGAATAGTGCAAAACCTCCTGAATTTTCggtcaaaacaaaacttaacACTAGCTTCTAATTTGAGAAATACCCAAATTGATCCTTAATTTAAGGATCTAAATCTAAGGATTGAAGTGCATATGGAATAGGTTCAGCTCATTGCACTCTTTTCAAGATTTATGCAGTTGCCCATTCAAGTCTCATAATTAATTCAggatatcaaaaaataaaagaaaagtgaatTCCTCTAAATACAGGGGAAAATACAAGGTGTTTCTGGAGCATGCATCCTCCCACTTACATAAGGGTGGGTCCCATACTTGTGGGGTCTACTCTCATGTGAGTGTAAGGATGCATGCATCTGAAACACCTAATACCACCCCTAAATACAGAGCAAATGTGGTGAATGCATTATATGACTCATTGAAGTTGGTGCAATTGAATTTGTACAGTAGGAGCATTGAGAATTCTATAAGATCAGATAGTTGTAAGAAAAACCATGATCTGTATGAATCTTAAATGAGTTTGACATGCAAGTCATCAGAATTTGTTTTAGTTAATGATAGTTTCATGCAGACTCCACATGTAAGTAGTGGGTATTTTAGaacaaaaactaatatatatcaagttaaaaaatcaagagaaaatttttttttttttttttttgagagagaaatatatTTAGAATATAAAAGCGTTATATTTATGGCAGGACCATTAATGGTCCTGCCATTAAATGAGggatgaaaggaaaaaattgtCTCCAGGTGAATATCAATGCAAGCAGTAAATGGGggatgaaaggaaaaaattgtcaaagaaAAGCAAAATTCTTTTGTGTTTTCCAATACACAAAATTGAACATGTGGGTATGACTTGAAGTAAATGAATCAACAAAATGAATTAGGTAGAGTTAAAACAAATGACTACAACTCCCATGACTCAAATGGAGGTCTCTTAGAGTCATGATTCATGACATTACGTAATGTCGAGAATTATTAAGGAGAAATATATTCTTAGCTCATCAAATGGAAGTCATTGAGGTCAAGAAATATTTTCTTAGCTCATCTATGCATAAATTTCTAAACAATTACCAAGCAAAAATGTGAGGGATAATTCGGCAAACAAGGAAAGAGCTTGTTTTTGATGGAGTTTCTGCTGCCATGTCCAATTATATGCCTTTGGCCATTTTTAGCAAAATCATATCCCGTGGggtattatttttccttttgccATCTGGAATCTTTGGAAACATTGTCATAGAGTCATGTTTGATAATGCTCCCCTTAATCTCAATCTTCATAGCTATTGTCTTGCCCAAGTTGTGgagtttttttgttgtgttggtACTATGAGGAAAGCTAAACAGAGAACTATTGTACAGGTGAAATGGTTCAAGCTCCCTGTTGGATGGTTTAAACTAAATTCGGATGGGGCTTCATATGGAAATCTAGGCAAAGCGAGAGGTGGTGGTATTATAAGGGATTGCAATGGGTTGTGGATTAAAGTGTATGCGAGATCTATTGGATACGCTACCAACATTACTACTGAGTTTTGGGCATTAAGAGATGGGTTGAAGCTTGCCTTGAATGAAGGAATCCAGCGATTGATTATGGAGTTAGATGCGAAAGTGGTGGTGGACCTTATTAAATCTAATGCAACCACTAATAAGCCATATACCCCTCTCTTATATGATTGCAGGTGCTTGCTGACAAGGTTCATTTAGGTTCAAGTGGTTCATGTGTATAGAGAAGGTAATCGTTGTGCAGATGCACTTGCGAGATGGGGTAGCAACATGGCGAAAGTTTTTgctgtttttgataatctacCAAGTCCTGATGTTGTGTATTTAGTCAATATGGATAATGTTGGCATGTTTGTTAATAGGATAACTGAACTTGATCTTGACTCTACTCTGAGATAGTTTGTTATTTGTATTTCcccttaaccaaaaaaaaaaaaaaaaaaaaagagcttgtGTCAAAAAAATATCATTGGGCTTTTGGGTAAGGCTTAGCCGCCTAGGCCCAGGACACCACAGATCAAATGCCATAGATTCACTTATCCTTATTATGTCTTCATTCTTCTCCTCCCTATGTATGACAACATAACATAAACCCTTGTTCTCAAAAAGGGAAAACAGACAGAAAATCCTAAAACCTTAAACCCTAAAACTCTTCGTGAATAAGAATAATTCACGTGGGGTATTTGGGCTTTAAACTAAAATCGTGGTCCCTTCGTGAATCTTCCTGATGTCTCAGAACAGTACAACATCAACATGTGAGCTTCTTCCAGAAGACGTCCTGGAAGACATCCTGGGTCATCTACCAGTGAAATCCTTAACCCGCTTCAGGTGCGTTTCTAAATCTTGTGACTCCATCATCACTGACCCCACTTTCATTACCAAACACTTGAAGCTAAACCTTAACCAATCCGAATCATTAATATCCAGAAACACTCACAGTGGGTATTTGCTATACACTACAGAGGATAAGAATAATTCACCATCTTCCAAACAATTGTGTACGGTTGATTGCAACAACGACCGCACATTGACCCAGGTTTCTAGGTTTGAAATGCCCTCTTGTTTTGACGAATGCTACATAGTTGGTTGCTGTAATGGCTTGTTCTGCATTGCTGACGATGATCTTAGTCACATTATATATCTGTGGAACCCAAGTATTAGAATATTTAAGAAGCTTCTAGCTACTCCCTTTACTGATGAGTACACCACCTCCGTTATTGGACTTGCTtataattctcaaaataatGACTTCAAGATTCTTAGAATTGTGTCTTTTTATTGTAGACAAGAGGCGAAAGCCGAGATTTACAGCTTGAGTACAGATTCGTGGAGAAAGGTTGTAATATCGATGGAGTCCTTAAGAGGGTATGAACCCAAGTTTTGTACTATTGCTTATGTTGAGCCACCCTGTATATTTTTGAATGGAGCTTTGCACACAGTAGCAATCACTAGTCGCCACCGTTTCATTCTGTCCTTTGACGTCAATGATGAGAGCTTCCGTGAGATAATGTTGCCTCCTAATCACTTGGATGGAGTGCCTGTAAATTTCGCCCAGCTTGCAGTGTTCAAGGGATCCCTGGCTGTTTTCGTTTTTGTTCATGGTAGTCGGGGTATCTTATGCCACATATGGGTTATGGAGGAGTATGGTGTGGCTGAATCTTGGACTAGAAAATATATGGTACCAATGATTTGGGTTTGGGAAGGTTATTTCTTTGGCTGCACTGATAACGGTGAACTTCTAATTGAGAATGCTACTGGGCTGGTTTCAATTGACCCTGAGAGTCCAAATCAGAACATTCTTGCAATTGAAGATGCTGATTGGATGGGTTTTGCAGCTAATTCAATGGAGAGCTTGATTTTACTTGATGGGGGAAAGTAAATGTGAAACTTAACTTTAGCTATTATATCGCTTACAGAGCTGAGAGCTTCAGTTTTTCCATCATCATTGTGAAAATTAACTTTATCTATTatagttttatatgtatttaAGTCTATGGAAACTCAAAGCTTTTGATGCTGAAACTAAGGTTGTAATTGTTTCCATCCTTGCGTTCAAGAAATATGTCAATATGAATGGGTGAAGTTGGCTGAGTTACATTTAAGGATTGATAGTTCAAAGTGCTCAATTGAAGTGAATcttattagttttgtttttctcttttcaatgtGCATTTCTTATAAGCAAATTACAGCTTGAGAATGCTATGCTTAGGGTCTTTGGCCCTGTTCTAATATTCCTAGGTGATTTCAACCCTGGAGTTAAAACTAACACTTTTGCTTATTTTtcgttgtttcttttcttttccttagaTTTTTTAGCAACCAAACAGTGACTCTGATTAATTAGGATTGTGGAGACAAATTCAATAATGATTagcttttttttgtttccttgaTTTCGTTCTGTACTGGCTTTGTTTAGAGTCTcattttgtttggttcttttttcccttttaagcCTCTGGTAGGTTGCTAgaaaaatggaaggaaaatgaTTGTTAAGTCAGTGTTAATATTAGTTTTTGCCCTACCATTTTTCAAATTAACATCAGTAGTGGCTAGAGAGAATGCAATGATTTCAAATAGTAATAGTTCTGCTGTGTTTTTGTACTATATAATGTATATAGGAAGGAGGATTATTTAGCTGTTTGTGCCTGTGTTTGGTGAAAGTAATTGTGGGTGGCAATGCGTATTTAGGTTTGGGGAAATTTTCATTGAGTGCCATCTACTTATTTTATACAGATTTGGTTATTATTGCTAGGAATATCCAGAAATTTTGTGTATATTATAGGTGTTATCAATGTTGCTAGTAGCAACAAGATGCTTTAAGAGTATTCCATAGTAGTATAGTGCTTAGCAAATCCGAAATGTGCTCAAACAATTGTGTACAGTTGTTTGCAACAACGACCGCACATTGACACAAATTCCACTCTTTGTTTGACGAGTGCTACATAGTTGGTTGCTGTAATGGCTTGTTCTGCATGGCTGACTATGGTCTTAGTCACATTATATATCTGTGGAACCCAAGTATTAGAATGTTGGACTTGCTTCTAGCTACTCCCTCTACTGACGAGGACACCAGGTCCGTTATTGGACTTGCTtataattctcaaaataatGATTTCAAGATTCTTagacttttgtcttttttttggggacaaGAAGCCGAAGCCGAAGCCGAGATTTACAGCTTGAGTACAGATTCGTGGAGAAATGTTGTAATAACGATGGAGTCCTTAAGAGGGTATGAACCCAACTTTGGAACTATTGGTCAGTTTGATCCACCCTGTATAATTTTTAATGGAGCTTTGCACAGTGTAGCAATCACTAATCGCCACCGTTTCATTCTGTCCTTCAACGTCAATGATGAGAGCTTCCATGAGATAATGTTGCCTCCTAATGACTTGGATGGAGTGCATGTATGTTGCACTGAACTTGCAGTGTTCAAGGGATCCCTGGCTGTTTTCATTTACACTGATGATCATTGGGGTGTCTTATGTCACATATGGGTTATGGAGGAGTATGGTGTGGCCGAGTCTTGGATTAGAAAATATATGGTACCAACGATTTTGAATAGTCATTTCTATGGCTGCACTGATAATGGTGAACTTCTGATTAAGACTGCCACTGGGCTGGTTTCAATTGACCCTGAGAGTCGAAATCAGAGCATTCTTGCAATTGAAGATGCTGATTGGGTGGGTTGCACCGCTAATTCAATGGAGAGCTTGATTTTACTCGATGGCGGTAAGTAAATGTGAAAATTCACTATAGCTATTCTATCACTCTCAGTTTTGCCACCATCATTGTGAAAATTAACTTTAGCTAGTAttgcttaatttgtatataaCTTTAACTAGTAATTTTGGTCCTGAAACTAAGGTTGTAATTGTTTCCATCCTTGAGTTTAAGAAATTTCTCAATATGAATGGGTGAAGTTAGCTAAATTACGTTTGAGGAATGATCAAATGGGGATTTCAGATGGCTAAGCCATTCTGTTCTATTGTGCTTTTGCCATTGACCATACCAAAACCCTTTAGTCTAATTGGCCTGCTTAGCAATATTTAGTTCCATGGCTATTTGTGATAGAATATAGTTGTCACTTGTTCTCAAGTCCAACAACTAGCAGTAGCTGAAATTTTGCTTCCTTTCCGACGTTTAAAAGTCCAATATGCATGTGTTGGACTTCAGATATAAAAGTGGCCTCTCATTTGAAGTATCTCTCATGGCTGGAGATGTATCCAATACGGTCTCCAAAGAGTATCTGGAGATtataaaatgttataaattttggatACTGTCTGATATGTTGTGGATGCAATCAAAGACACAGCCTTGATACAATCTTGATTCGAGAGTTGCttaaattggggaaaaaaaaaactagttggTTTCACTTTGATCGAGTCAAAACCCTTCTCTTGTTTTTCAatagactctctctctctctctcttagacacacacacatacacttcGATCTTATACCACTCATCAATTGATCATGATTTCCTGGTCATGGGGGTTGATGAATATTGTTTTTAGGAGTTGCCATTTCTCTGTATGCTTACTGTATCTTGTGTTGGTATTGATGCTACCTTAGATTAATCTGAATCCTGGTGCTGATTGTCATTAAGTTTTGTATGGGTGAATGCTGCCTTAAAATTCTACTCCTGCACCCTAAATTACCTATTaacaataggaaaaaaaagggggaaagaatTGACTGAAGTTAGGGAATTGAACATGGTGATTCAAGGTTCTTATCCCTGATTAAGGAGTTGTATTGATGCAGAATATTGCTGTAGTGTTATGTTAAGAAGCTTAATACTtaagatttatattaattaaaaagaggTAGTGGAGATCTCAGGGTTTATTTTTGATGATATTAAGTTAGTTTTAGACCCAAGGGGGAGGGGAAAGaatgtcaaaattttgattggaaggttgtttttttttaaaaaaaaaacatatcttTGCTTCATCACTTTGAGACATTGAAGGATAAAAACTTAAAGTGCCCTAGGCCCCAAGCTTTTAAGTGCTCGAATGTCCAGGTGTAGGGCTCAAGCATCTTAAGCCATAAGCTATATTTCATAGAAtagattaaaacataaaaataaggtTAGGTTAACATCATGTCTCACATTTGGATTCTTTACTCTTCTATGAGGTTTATGCATAAGGCTTGCCATTTGCgggattaattaaaaaaagagttgtTATTTAGAAAGAGTATTTGAAGCTAATAGCTCCTACTTTTCATAACTTGTTCCAATTATTCTCAAAGATTGTATTAATGTTAGGATTAATGGTTAGAGTTCCTGCTCACATGctatttttacttttgttgaatCCTGATGCAAGTTAAATGCTATCCATGTTTGAGAATTATAGATGATTGGGTCATTAATTgctatttgctattttttggcGTATGAgtcagatttttttatttttttattttttctgttagAGGGCTTAAAATGTAGatttataaaatatgaaaacatgGGGCTTTTCTAGCCTAGTAAGCAGGCATTTTGTGAAGTTATTTAGTTCAGCATTTGATAATGAACTTGTTACTTAGAATGTCAGAATGTATAACAAAATTCTTCCAAACACTGTTTGGTGCTATTGAGCTGGGAATGTGCTTTGTGCCACGCAGCTTCAGAGAGTGAAACTAAGGAAAAGCCTTCGGTCATCAATTTTTGGTACATGGATACTCTTTCCTGTCTGACTTGAAAAACTTGGTTGGCCTACTTTCAAacaccttttttctttttggttactTGTTTGTTAAAATGGAATCAGAGCCTAGTTAGATGTCTTTGGTTCAAATTATGTGAAATCTCTAGTAGGGGTGTCTTTTGGTCTATCTGTGGAAGACTTATAATTTGGCCTCGGTTGTTAGGCAGGCCAGCCTGGAAGGGGGTGTGTTACATCACCCTAATTAGCATATATTTTGTACCCACTATCTTACTTATGTGTATTTTGGATTGGATGCTTTAACAAACCAAACAAACTGTAAATACCTCTGTTTCTTTGTTGTTTCTATGCCACAGACTAGCAAGGCTGATGGTTTAAGCACCTGCAAAACAAGCAGAATAAATCTTGTTGATCTAGCTGGTTCGGAGCAACAAAAGTTAACTGATGCAGCAGGGCCTCATTTAAAGCAAGCTGGGAATATTAGTAGATCACTTTCACAGCATGGGTATGGTGAAGCATATCTTCTTTATTGTCTTTAACGTGAAGGTGCATTTTTGTTATAGTTTACCAATGAAATCCTGGGTCAGCTACCACTGAAATCCTTAACCTGCTTCAGGTGCGTTTCTAAATCTCGCGACTCCATCATCACCAACCCCACTTTCATTACCAAACACTTCAAGCTCAACCTTAACCAATCCGAATCATTAATGTCCACAAACACTCACAGTGGGTATTTGGTATATACTACAAAGGATAAGAATAGTTCATCTTCTAAATAATTGTGTATGGTTGTTTGCAACAACGTCCGCACATTGTCCCAGATTTCAAGGTTTGAAATCCCCTCACTTTTTGAGAAATATAGTATAGTTGGTTTCTGTAAAGGCTTGTTCTGTCTAGCTAGTCGTGACAATGATCTTAATCACATTATATATTTGTGGAACCCAAGTGTTAGAATGTTTAAGAAGCTTCTAGCTACTTCCTTTACTGACAAGGACACCACCTCCATTATTGGACTTGCTTATGATTCTCAAAACAATGACTTCAAGATTCTTAGACTTGTGTCTTTGGACAAGAGGCCGAAGCTGAGAATTACAGGTTGAGTACAGATTCGTGGAGAAAGGTTGTAGTATTGATGGAGTCCTTAAGAGGGTATGAACCCAACTTTGGAACTATTGCTGATGTTGAGTGACcctgtatattttttaatggagCTTTGCACACTGTAGCAATCACTTGTTGCCACAGTTTTATTCTGTCCTTTGACATCAGTGATGAGAGCTTCCGTGAGATAGTGTTGCCTCCTAATCACTTGGATAGATTGCCTGTAAATTTTGCTGAACTTGCAGTGTTCAAGGGATCACTGGCTGTTTTCGTTTTCGTTCATGGTCGTCGTGGTATCTTATGCCACATATGGGTTATGGAGGAGTATGGTGTGGCCGAATCTTGGACTAGAAAATATATGGTACCAATGACTTGGGTTTGGGATGGTTATTTCTTTGGCTGCACTGATGACGGTGAACTTCTAATTAAGAATGCCACTGGGCCGGTTTCAATTGACCCTGAGAGTCCAAATCAGAACATTCTTGCAATTGAAGATGCTGATTGGATGGGTTTCACAGCTAATTCAATGGAGAGCCTGATTTTACTTGATGGGGGAAAGTAAATGTGAAACTTAACTTTAGCTATTATATCGCTTACGGAGCTGAGAGCTTCAGTTTTTCCATCATCATTGTGAAAATTAACTTTATCTATTatagttttatatgtattttaGTCTATATAAACTCAAAGCTTTTGATGCTGAAACTAAGGTTGTAATTGTTTCCATCCTTGAGTTCAAGAAATATGTCAATATGAATGGGTGAAGTTAGCTAAGTTACATTTGAGGATTGATAGTTCAAAGTGTTGAAATGAAGTGA
This genomic window contains:
- the LOC115967769 gene encoding F-box/kelch-repeat protein At3g23880-like isoform X1; its protein translation is MSQNSTTSTCELLPEDVLEDILGHLPVKSLTRFRCVSKSCDSIITDPTFITKHLKLNLNQSESLISRNTHSGYLLYTTEDKNNSPSSKQLCTVDCNNDRTLTQVSRFEMPSCFDECYIVGCCNGLFCIADDDLSHIIYLWNPSIRIFKKLLATPFTDEYTTSVIGLAYNSQNNDFKILRIVSFYCRQEAKAEIYSLSTDSWRKVVISMESLRGYEPKFCTIAYVEPPCIFLNGALHTVAITSRHRFILSFDVNDESFREIMLPPNHLDGVPVNFAQLAVFKGSLAVFVFVHGSRGILCHIWVMEEYGVAESWTRKYMVPMIWVWEGYFFGCTDNGELLIENATGLVSIDPESPNQNILAIEDADWMGFAANSMESLILLDGGK
- the LOC115967769 gene encoding F-box/kelch-repeat protein At3g06240-like isoform X4; the encoded protein is MSQNSTTSTCELLPEDVLEDILGHLPVKSLTRFRQEAKAEIYSLSTDSWRKVVISMESLRGYEPKFCTIAYVEPPCIFLNGALHTVAITSRHRFILSFDVNDESFREIMLPPNHLDGVPVNFAQLAVFKGSLAVFVFVHGSRGILCHIWVMEEYGVAESWTRKYMVPMIWVWEGYFFGCTDNGELLIENATGLVSIDPESPNQNILAIEDADWMGFAANSMESLILLDGGK
- the LOC115967769 gene encoding F-box/kelch-repeat protein At3g06240-like isoform X2 codes for the protein MADYGLSHIIYLWNPSIRMLDLLLATPSTDEDTRSVIGLAYNSQNNDFKILRLLSFFWGQEAEAEAEIYSLSTDSWRNVVITMESLRGYEPNFGTIGQFDPPCIIFNGALHSVAITNRHRFILSFNVNDESFHEIMLPPNDLDGVHVCCTELAVFKGSLAVFIYTDDHWGVLCHIWVMEEYGVAESWIRKYMVPTILNSHFYGCTDNGELLIKTATGLVSIDPESRNQSILAIEDADWVGCTANSMESLILLDGGK
- the LOC115967769 gene encoding F-box/kelch-repeat protein At3g06240-like isoform X3, which codes for MADYGLSHIIYLWNPSIRMLDLLLATPSTDEDTRSVIGLAYNSQNNDFKILRLLSFFWGQEAEAEAEIYSLSTDSWRNVVITMESLRGYEPNFGTIGQFDPPCIIFNGALHSVAITNRHRFILSFNVNDESFHEIMLPPNDLDGVHVCCTELAVFKGSLAVFIYTDDHWGVLCHIWVMEEYGVAESWIRKYMVPTILNSHFYGCTDNGELLIKTATGLVSIDPESRNQSILAIEDADWVGCTANSMESLILLDGD
- the LOC115967154 gene encoding uncharacterized protein LOC115967154; amino-acid sequence: MVVCNNVRTLSQISRFEIPSLFEKYSIVGFCKGLFCLASRDNDLNHIIYLWNPSVRMFKKLLATSFTDKDTTSIIGLAYDSQNNDFKILRLVSLDKRPKLRITALHTVAITCCHSFILSFDISDESFREIVLPPNHLDRLPVNFAELAVFKGSLAVFVFVHGRRGILCHIWVMEEYGVAESWTRKYMVPMTWVWDGYFFGCTDDGELLIKNATGPVSIDPESPNQNILAIEDADWMGFTANSMESLILLDGGK